The Streptomyces nigra genome includes the window TCAGCCGCTGCAGCAGGACGGCGACGGCGAGCGCGGAGACCGTCTGGACGCCGATGTTGATGACCACGTACTCGACGGTCACTCCCATCGAGTCCCAGAAGATGGGGTCGTGGACCATCCGCACGTAGTTGTCCAGGCCCACCCATTCCGCCGGCGTCAGCAGGTTGAAGCGGGTGAAGCTCAGGTAGACGCCCCGCAGCGTCGGCCAGAGCAGGAAGACCAGGAAGCCCAGCAGTGCCGGGGCGATGAAGACGGCGGCGAGCCGTCCGTCCCCGTGTTCCTCGCGGGCCGTCGCCCGCCGTGCCGTTCTCCGGTCCGTCCCTGCCCCCTTCGCGTCGCCCAGGGGCAGACGCGATGGGGGACTGCTGGAGGCGATGGTCATCGGGAGACTCCCTCGTCTGCGGCTCGTCCTCGGGCACTTACTTTTGTGGCGGAAGAATCAGGCCGTCAAGAGGTCGGTGAACATCTTCTTTCCGACAGAGCGATGGCCATAGACTGACCTGGTTGGTTTCGTGAAGAAAGAAATTACGGATGTGGGAGTCTGACGACCATGACCGCAGCAGTCGACAGCTGGCGTCCGCTGAGCCCCGGTGAACGCGCGGTGGCGATCGAGGTGCTTCTCGCCGGGCCCCTGTCCCGCACCGAACTGGCCCGCCGCCTCGACCTGTCCGCGGGCAGCGTCACCCGGCTGACCAAGCCGCTGATCGAGACGGGCCTGCTCGTCGAGGTCCCCGAGGCCGGCGAGGTGCTGGAGGCCCGTCAGGGCCGCCCCTCCCAGCCGCTGGACGTCGTCGCCGAGTCCCGCTCCTTCCTCGGCTTCAAGATCACCGAGGACACCGTCTACGGCGTCGTCACCACCCTGCGCAGCGACATCGTCGTCCGCCACGACCGGCCCCTCACCACCCGCGAGCCCGCCGAAGCCGTGGAGCTGCTGGGGGAGATGACCGAGGAGCTCGCCGCCCGGCACCCCCGGATCGCGGGGATCGGCATCGGCGTGGGCGGCCTCGTCGAGAACCGCTCCGTCGTCGGCGAGTCGCCCTTCCTCGGCTGGCGCGACGTACCGCTCGCCGAACTCGTCGCGCGACGCACCGGGTTGCCGGTCGTCGTGGAGAACGACGTCGCCGCCCTCGTCGAGGCCGAGACCTGGTTCGGCGCGGGGCGCGGCCTCGACCGGTTCGTGGTCCTGACCATCGGCGCCGGGATCGGCTACGGCCTGGTGCTGGGCGGCCGGCGGGTGCCGTACGCGGAGGAGGACCGCGGGTTCGGCCGGCACTGGATCCTCGACCCGTACGGCCCGCTCACCCCCGACGGGGCGCGCGGCAGCGCGGTCTCGCTGCTGACCATCCCGAACATCCGCTATCAGGTGCGGGCGGCCACCGGCGTCGACCACGGCTGGGAGGAGATCCTCCAGGCCGCCGCCGAGGGCGAGCCGATGCCCGCCCGGGTGATCGAGGAGGCGGCCCGCGCGCTGGGCACGCTGGTCGCGCAGATCGCCAACTTCGTGCTGCCGCAGAAGATCCTGCTCGCGGGCGAGGGGGTGGGCCTGATGGATGTGGCCGGGGACACTGTGACGAGGACCATGCGTGCGCAACGCCACCCGCTGGCGGCCCCGGTGGCGCTGGAGACGAAGGTGTCCGACTTCCACGACTGGGCCCGTGGCGCGGCCGTACTCGCCATCCAGGTCCTGGTGTTGGGGACGGCCGACCGCTGAACCCGCCGCCCCGGGGCGGATGATGACGTGATCAGCGACACGGTCCGATATGCCCGCCTTGGGTGCGCTTACTCACAGCGCCTTCACCTGCGGGATCGTATGCTTCACAACATGTCCACCACTGTTGAATTCGCCTCCGACAGGTCGGCTGACGAGGTCAACGAGGAGATCCGGGCGCTGTGGCGCCGGGCGGGCGGGACACTGAGCGTCGAGCAGCGCGAGGAGTACCAGCGCCTCGTCATGGAGTGGGCCGCGGTGGCCCCCCAGCCGGCCAAGGCGGCCTGACCGCCGGCCGCGGCGGGCCCCGCCCCTCCTCGGCGCGACCCGCCCCAGCCGCCCTCGCGGTCTCCTCTCCCGGCCCGCGTCAGCTCCAGGTCGCCGAGTAGTACCGCCGGTACTCCCTGCGGTCCTGCTCGGCCCGGATGAACCGGGTCGCCACCAGGGCGACCATGCTCCCCGCGACGACCAGCAGCCCCGGACCCACGTTGTTCGGGTCCGCCAGCCGCGCCAGCAGCGTGGCAGCCTGCTCACCGGTCACCGGCACCGACGACCCCGGCGAGGCGTCGGCCGGCGCACCCGCCCCCTGCGACGGTGCCGGCGCGGGCGCCGCGCCCTTCTTCCCGCCCTCCTCCGACACCAGCAGCTGTACGTCCAGCGCGGCCAGCGCCTTCGTCACCGGCTGGAAGTACGTCGTACCGCCGGACTGGCAGTCGCCGCTGCCGCCCGACGTCACGCCGAGCGCCACCCCCTCGGAGAACATCGGCCCGCCGCTGTCCCCCGGTTCGGCGCACACGTTCGTCTCGATGAGGCCGGTCACCGTCCCCTCCGGGTAGTTGACGGTGGCGTTGAGCGCCGTCACCTCGCCCTCGCGGAGCCCGCTGGTGCTGCCGCTGCGGAACACGCGCTGCCCGACGGCCGGATCGGCGGCACCCGTGATGCGCACGCCCTTGCCGCCACCGATCGACACCACGTCCGGCGTGGCGCCCGGGTCGCCGGCCGAGTACTTGATCAGCGAGTAGTCGGCGCCGGGGAAGTTCTGCCGCTCGGTCCGCCCGATCTGGTCGGTGCCGGAGCTGTCGGCGAACCACACCGATCCGTCCGGCCCGCAGTGCCCGGCGGTCAGGATGAAGAAGCGCCGCCCGTCCGTGACGTTGAACCCGGCCGAGCAGCGCCCGGCCGTCGACAGCAGCGGCTGCGCGCCGTTGATCCGGGTGGTGAACGTACCTTCGGTGCGCTCCATGCGGACGAAGCCGCCGATGTCCTCGGCCATGTCCGTCATCCGCGACCAGTCGCCGGCGGAGACGGTGCTGTCGCCGCGGACGACGACCTCATTGGTGCGGTAGTCCACGACCCAGGCGGTGCCGGCCACGCGGGGCGCCGAACGCAGCGTCGCCGTCGCCGACTTCAGCTCGTCCATGCTGTGCTCGACCATCTTCGGCTTCATGCCCGCCCCGCTGACCGCGGTGGCCGCCTCCTGGTCGGTGACCGCGACGACCGGCCTGCCGTCGTCGCCGATCCAGCTGCCCGCCGTACGGGAGGTGCCCAGACGGGCGACCAGCTCACCCCCGGGGCCCGGCGTGGCGGACTCGGCGAAGGTCCGCGGCACCGCGGAGGGGCCGGCGGGCTCGCTCGCCACGGCGCGTGTGACCATCGTCCCCCCGAGGAGGAGTCCGCCGACGGCCGCCAGCCGTGTCACCCGCCGGACGAGACGTCGTCGTGCGTGCCTCATGCATGGCTCCCGAACCAGGTACAGCGCGGCGCGAACGCCGCGGGGCCCTCCCGGAGTTGAGCACCCGCCGACTCATACGCACCCGGGCCCCGCCGTGTTCACCGTGCCGGTGATCTCGTTCCGGAGCCGCACTCCTTAGACTGCGGCCATGGACGACTCGTCGCTGGACCGGCTCGGAGCGGGCAAGTACCTGCTCATCACCAGCTATCGCAAGAACGGCACCGGGGTGCCCACGCCGGTCTGGGTGGTCCGGGACGGGGAGGCCCTCGGCGCCTGGACGGCCGCCGACTCCTGGAAGGTCAAGCGCATCCGGGCCCGCTCCGACGTCCTGATCGGCCCGTGCGACCTGCGCGGACGCCCCACCGGCGAGCAGGTCCCGGCGACCGCCGAGATCTGCGACGAGGCGACCAGCGCCCGCTACCGCCGGCTCATCGCCCGCAAGTACGGGATCATGGGCCGCCTCACCCTGCTCGGCAGCCGGCTGCGCCGGGGTGTGAAGGGCACCGTCGGCGTGCGGATCACACCGGGCCCGGCGCCGGAGCCCGGTCAGGTCCAGGCGCGGTAGGGCTCGTCGACCAGCTGGAACACGGGCTCGCCGCGCACCGGGTCCTTCGCCGTGGACAGCCGGACCCGGTCCCCGCTGTGGATGCCGATGGGCGGGCCCATGACCCGGCCGCGTACGACGAACCCCTCGGCCATCTCGACCAGGGAGACATTGCGCGCGGCGGGGGTGTTGCGGTGCACCACGGTGGAGTGCCGGACCGTGCCGACGCCCTCGCTGCGTTCGGTGCGCAGATCGCTGCCCTGGCACACCGGGCAGAGCAGCCGGTGGTACATCGCGGTGCCGCACCAGGTGCAGCGCTGATAGCGAAGGGCGTCCGTGCCCGTGTCCGTCGCGTCGAGCACGCCGGTCCCGGAGCCGGTGATCCGGCCGGCCACGCTGCCTGAGTGGTGATACACGCTGCTCAACTCCCTGCGCTCGACCGGAAATCCCGCGTGCGCGGAGACCCGGGCACGCCTGTGCGCGGCTCGCGGTGCCGCCGTGCACGGCCTCAGAGTATGGCACTGAGTGCCACTCGTAAAGGCACTGCGTTCCCTGGATTTCGAGAAGATTGCGGGGGCCGTGTGGACGGCCCCGTCAGCCGTGTCCGAGTACGGTCTCCAGCTCCTTGACCACCCGCCACAGCGGCGCGTCACGGCGGGACACGACCACCACGACATCGCCGTCGGCCTCCGCCGCGGCGGCCCGCGGCGGCTCGGGGGCCTCCGCGTACGTCGACTGCACATACGCCAGCGCCCGGTCCACCTCGGCGCCCGCGTCGCCCCGCCCGTCCGACCGCAGCCAGGAGCGCAGCGCGTTGTTGTGCGCGGCGACCACGGCGGCGGCGATCACGTCCGCGCGCAGCGTCCCGTCGGACCGGCCGGCGAACCGGGCCCGCAGATACCCGGCCAGCGCCCGCTGGTAGCGCCGCACCACCGACAACTCGTAGGCCCGCAGCCCCGGCACCTGCTTGGTGAGCCGGTAGCGCTGCACGGAGAAGGTCGGGTTCTCCCCGTACATGCCCAGCACCAGACGGGCCGCGTCGCACACCCGGCGTACCGGCTCATCGGTCGCGTCGCCCGCGGCGAGGAACGCCTCCATGTCGGCCAGGCACCGCTCGTGGTCCGGGAAGACCACGTCCTCCTTGGACGGGAAGTACCGGAAGAACGACCGTCGTCCGACGCCGGCCAGTGCCACGATGTCGTCGACGGTGGTCTGTTCGTACCCCCGCTCCAGGAACAGCCGGAAGGCCGCCGCGACCAGGGCGTCCCGCATCGGGGGCTTCTCGCCGCGGCCGGGCGCGGCGCTCGTGGAGCTCATGAACGCGAACGTAGCACCCGCGGCCGACTCATATGACACTCAGTGCACCGGGATGAGGGAACTGAGTGCCTTCCCGCCTGTGGGAAGGCGTCTGGGAAGGAATCCGCGCGGCCGAGCGATGAGTTTCGGGCGGGCGGCCGGTCGACACTCGTGACAGCGGACGACCCCCGGGAGGTACCCCATGGCAGGCGACGGCTTCACCACATGTCTCTGGTTCGACGGCCAGGCCGAGGAGGCGGCCCACTTCTACACCTCCGTCTTCGAGAACTCCGGCGTCGGCCGTGTCACGCGCTACCCGGAGGGCGCGATGCAGCCGGTTGGGAGCGTGATGACGGTCGATTTCACCCTCGACGGGCAGAGGTTCCTCGGACTCAACGGCGGGCCGGAGTTCACGTTCAGCGAGGCGACCTCCTTCATGATCTCCTGCGAGACCCAGGAGGAGATCGACTACTACTGGGACAGGCTCACCGAGAACGGCGGCCAGCCCGGTCCGTGCGGCTGGCTCAAGGACCGGTTCGGGGTGTCCTGGCAGGTCAACCCGGCCCGGCTGCAGGACATGATCGCCGACCC containing:
- a CDS encoding ROK family transcriptional regulator, which translates into the protein MTAAVDSWRPLSPGERAVAIEVLLAGPLSRTELARRLDLSAGSVTRLTKPLIETGLLVEVPEAGEVLEARQGRPSQPLDVVAESRSFLGFKITEDTVYGVVTTLRSDIVVRHDRPLTTREPAEAVELLGEMTEELAARHPRIAGIGIGVGGLVENRSVVGESPFLGWRDVPLAELVARRTGLPVVVENDVAALVEAETWFGAGRGLDRFVVLTIGAGIGYGLVLGGRRVPYAEEDRGFGRHWILDPYGPLTPDGARGSAVSLLTIPNIRYQVRAATGVDHGWEEILQAAAEGEPMPARVIEEAARALGTLVAQIANFVLPQKILLAGEGVGLMDVAGDTVTRTMRAQRHPLAAPVALETKVSDFHDWARGAAVLAIQVLVLGTADR
- a CDS encoding S1 family peptidase; this encodes MRHARRRLVRRVTRLAAVGGLLLGGTMVTRAVASEPAGPSAVPRTFAESATPGPGGELVARLGTSRTAGSWIGDDGRPVVAVTDQEAATAVSGAGMKPKMVEHSMDELKSATATLRSAPRVAGTAWVVDYRTNEVVVRGDSTVSAGDWSRMTDMAEDIGGFVRMERTEGTFTTRINGAQPLLSTAGRCSAGFNVTDGRRFFILTAGHCGPDGSVWFADSSGTDQIGRTERQNFPGADYSLIKYSAGDPGATPDVVSIGGGKGVRITGAADPAVGQRVFRSGSTSGLREGEVTALNATVNYPEGTVTGLIETNVCAEPGDSGGPMFSEGVALGVTSGGSGDCQSGGTTYFQPVTKALAALDVQLLVSEEGGKKGAAPAPAPSQGAGAPADASPGSSVPVTGEQAATLLARLADPNNVGPGLLVVAGSMVALVATRFIRAEQDRREYRRYYSATWS
- a CDS encoding PPOX class F420-dependent oxidoreductase, which encodes MDDSSLDRLGAGKYLLITSYRKNGTGVPTPVWVVRDGEALGAWTAADSWKVKRIRARSDVLIGPCDLRGRPTGEQVPATAEICDEATSARYRRLIARKYGIMGRLTLLGSRLRRGVKGTVGVRITPGPAPEPGQVQAR
- a CDS encoding Zn-ribbon domain-containing OB-fold protein codes for the protein MYHHSGSVAGRITGSGTGVLDATDTGTDALRYQRCTWCGTAMYHRLLCPVCQGSDLRTERSEGVGTVRHSTVVHRNTPAARNVSLVEMAEGFVVRGRVMGPPIGIHSGDRVRLSTAKDPVRGEPVFQLVDEPYRAWT
- a CDS encoding TetR family transcriptional regulator, producing MSSTSAAPGRGEKPPMRDALVAAAFRLFLERGYEQTTVDDIVALAGVGRRSFFRYFPSKEDVVFPDHERCLADMEAFLAAGDATDEPVRRVCDAARLVLGMYGENPTFSVQRYRLTKQVPGLRAYELSVVRRYQRALAGYLRARFAGRSDGTLRADVIAAAVVAAHNNALRSWLRSDGRGDAGAEVDRALAYVQSTYAEAPEPPRAAAAEADGDVVVVVSRRDAPLWRVVKELETVLGHG
- a CDS encoding VOC family protein, with amino-acid sequence MAGDGFTTCLWFDGQAEEAAHFYTSVFENSGVGRVTRYPEGAMQPVGSVMTVDFTLDGQRFLGLNGGPEFTFSEATSFMISCETQEEIDYYWDRLTENGGQPGPCGWLKDRFGVSWQVNPARLQDMIADPDPEKAARVTKAFMSMGKFDIAALERAYAGE